From Octopus sinensis unplaced genomic scaffold, ASM634580v1 Contig18680, whole genome shotgun sequence:
gaaaagtaaaacaattttattgcatggatataatacttgtttcatcatcatcatcatcatcatcatcatcatcatcatcatcatcattatcatcgtcatcaatcatcttcatcaatcatcatcatcaatcatcatcatcatcatcatcatcatcatcatcatcatcatcaatcatcaatcttcagtaattatcatcatcatcatcatcatcaccatcatcatgaacatcatcgacatcattattatcattattatcattatctattattattattattattattattattattattattattattattataactcgaAACCAGTTACACCTATGCACGTGATGTCTATTCTGCTTTACTTACCAATGCAAATTCTGCCGTTCAACTCGAACCCTGGAATGCAGGCACATGTGAAGGATCCTGGTGTGTTGGTGCAATCCTCATTTATCCCGCATGGCCAACCAGTGCACTCGTCTATGTCtggaaagtaaaacaattttattgcgtgaatataatacttatgtttcatcatcaatcatcctcatcaaacttcctcatcaatcatcttatgtttcatcatcatcaatcatcatcatcataatcatcaatcatcatcatcatcatcatcatcatcatcatcatcatcataatcatcatcattatcatcatcatcatccccatcatcatcaacatcatcgacatcatcatcatcatcattattatattattattattattattattattattattattattatttttattattattattatttttattatatcttgaaaccagttacacctatacgcgtgatgtTGTCTATTGTTTTACTTACCAATGCATGTTGTTCCGCTGAACTCGAACCCTGGATTACAGCTACATGTGTAGGATCCTATTTTGTTGGTGCATATTCCCTGTGCCCCGCATGGGTCTGCTGTGCACTCGTCTATGTctgaaaagtaaaacaattttattgcatgatataatacttgtttcatcatcatcaatcatcatcatcatcatcatcatcatcaatcatcattatcatcgtcatcaccaatatcatcttcatcaatcatcatcatcaatcatcatcatcatcatcatcatcatcatcattcatcatcatcaatcatcaatcttcagtaattatcatcatcatcatcatcatcaccatcatcatgaacatcatcgacatcattattatcattattatcattatctattattattattattattattattattattatttattattattattattattatattattattattactataactcGAAACCAGTTACACCTATGCACGTGATGTCTATTCTGCTTTACTTACCAATGCAAATTCTGCCGTTCAACTCGAACCCTGGAATGCAGGCACATGTGAAGGATCCTGGTGTGTTGGTGCAATCCTCATTTATCCCGCATGGCCAACCAGTGCACTCGTCTATGTCtggaaagtaaaacaattttattgcgtgaatataatacttgtttcatcatcaatcatcctcatcaaacttcctcatcaatcatcttatgtttcatcatcatcaatcatcatcatcataatcatcaatcatcatcatcatcatcatcatcatcatcatcatcatcatcataatcatcatcattatcatcatcatcatcatccccatcatcatcaacatcatcgacatcatcatcatcatcatcatcatcgttcttctccatgaatgcatatgttttctccgccaggatagatgttaggattttatacgtggtggatagacaggttataggccgatagttttttggaaggttggtttcgttattctttgggagtaggtaagtaatgccacttgctaaccattcaggtgttttctttgggtctctcataattccattgagcagctgaactagcttaccgtgtgcgcatgggagcgatgcgagccagaaattcggcaacctatctttaccgggggatttccaattatgggccttcatgagtgcctttcttaggtctgttattgtgatgtcttcccatgcttgttgttgtaaattttggtaggatccttcagtttgtataatccagtctgcatttatgttgtacgtcttcttgtcactccaaatccttttccaaaagttttgaacttcttccatgggaggggtgtctttaacggttactttctccttccctatttctctgtagaattttttggcattggatgtgaacagcttattttgcttgtaaaacttgtttctcttctcaaatcttcgtattcttttattattattattattattattattattattatattattatattattattattattattattatattattattattattattattattattcagtagttttattttttatagcgtgctttcacttcactaccgagcacagctctgtgtgccttgggtatgtgctgtgatttgttgtgatgctctgatggttattgtatggaaagtgttctgcgtaggatgtgtgcagtgcctagtagtgcaattttctgtatgttatatgtgtttgtaagtcctggtgtttttgttatgtatttgtctgaatatttttttatcatgcctaatgcacctactatgataggaattgtttctgttttcagattccacattctagttacctctatttccaggtctttgtattttgagagtttctccattacTTTTAGagcacgttgtcatcagccggtattgatacatcaattagaaagcattattattattattattattgttattattattattattattattattattattattattattatcattattattattattattattattattattattattattattattattattattattattattatttttattatatcttgaaaccagttacacctatacgcgtgatgtTGTCTATTGTTTTACTTACCAATGCATGTTGTTCCGCTGAACTCGAACCCTGGATTACAGACACATGTGTAGGATCCTGGTGTGTTGGTGCATGTCCCCTGTGCCCCGCATGGGTCTGCTGTGCACTCGTCTATGTctgaaaagtaaaacaattttatggcatggatataatacttatgtttcatcatcatcaatcatcattatcaatcatcttcaccaatcatcatcatcaatcatcaatcatcaccaatcatcatcattatcatcatcatcatccccatcatcatcaacatcatcatcattattattattattattattattattattattattattattattattattattattatttttattattattattagatatgtttcgaccaaagattggtccaggccatgtctaacttaatagcaccacctgataggattattcgaatcctgtttaagtcaagttttttttaagtcaagttttgttcaagtagtgagttcttgttgggtgagttgtatccagttttgttcaagtagtgagttcttgttgggtgagttatatccagttttgttcaagtagtgatttcttgctgggtgagttgtatccagttttgttcaagtagtgatttcttgctgggtgagttgtatccagttttgttcaagtagtgagtccttgttgggtgagttgtatcctgttttgttcaagtagtgatttcttgctgggtgagttgtatccagttttgttcaagtagtgagtccttgttgggtgagttgtatcctgttttgttcaagtagtgatttcttgctgggtgagttatatccagttttgttcaagtagtgatttcttgctgggtgagttgtatccagttttgttcaagtagtgagttcttgttgggtgagttgtatccagttttgttcaagtagtgatttcttgttgggtgagttgtatccagttttgttcaagtagtgagttcttctgggtgagttgtatccagttttgttcaagtagtgatttcttgctgggtgagttgtatccagttttctTCAAGTAGTGATTTCTTGctggtgagttgtatccagttttgttcaagtagtgagttcttgttgggtgagttgtatccagttttgttcaagtagtgagttcttctgggtgagttgtatccagttttgttcaagtagtgatttcttgttgggtgagttgtatccaattatgggtggcttatttggtattctttgaaggaatctatccagactctgtttgaagttggtgggatccttttcctcttcgatctccctcgggacaatgttaaatagggcagggcctgttgaggaaaagaaatgatGTTGCAGTGTACTTTTTATATCTTGAAAccagttacacctatacgcgtgatgtTGTCTATTGTTTTACTTACCAATGCATGTTGTTTCGCTGAACTCGAACCCTGGATTACAGACACATGTGTAGGATCCTGGTGTGTTGGTGCATTTCCCCTGTGCCCCGCATGGGTCTGCTGTGCACTCGTCTATGTctgaaaagtaaaacaattttattgcatggatataatacttgtttcatcatcatcatcaatcatcatcacatcatcatcatcatcatcttcatcaatcatcttcatcaatcatcatcatcaatcatcaatcatcatcatcatcatcatcatcatcatcatcatcatcatcatcatcatcattcatcatcatcaatcatcatcatcaatcatcaatcatcatcatcaatcatcatcatcatcatcatcatcatcatcaatcatattcatcaatcatcatcatcaatcatcaatcatcaatcatcatcatcatcatcatcatcatcaatcatcatcacaatcgtcaTCAATCaacttcaatcatcatcatcaatcatcaatcatcatcatcaacatcatcatcatcatcaccatcatcatgaacatcatcgacatcattattatctttattatttctattattatcatcattattattattattattattattattattattattattattattattatatttattattattattataactcgaAACCAGTTACACCTATACACGTGATGTCTATTCTGCTTTACTTACCAACGCAAGTTACTACGTCGAACTCGAACCCTGGACTGCAGGCACATGTGAAGGATCCTGCTATGTTGGTGCATGTTCTCTGTGCCACGCATGGGTCATCTGTGCACTCGTCTATGTctagaaagtaaaaaaattttattgcgtgaatataatacttatgtttcatcatcaatcatcttcatcaaacttcctcatcaatcatcttcatcaatcatcaccaatcataatcatcatcatcataatcaatcatcatcatcaatcatcattaatcatcatcatcattattcatcaccatcatcatcatcataatcatcatcattatcatcatcatcatccccatcatcatcatcatcattattattattattattattattattatttttattatatcttgaaaccagttacacctatacgcgtgatgtTGTCTATTGTTTTACTTACCAATGCATGTTGTTCCGCTGAACTCGAACCCTGGATTACAGACACATGTGTAGGATCCTGGTGTGTTGGTGCATGTCCCCTGTGGCCCGCATGGGTCTGCTGTGCACTCGTCTATGTctgaaaagtaaaacaattttattgcatggatataatacttatgtttcatcatcatcaatcatcattatcaatcataTTCACCAATCATcagaatcaatcatcaatcatcaccaatcaacatcatatcatcatccccatcatcattaacatcatcatcatcatcatcatcatcatccctatcatcatgaacatcatcgacatcattatcatcattattattatattattacattttttcttctttcaaatttgcttccatttcttgccgagtgtcttcccgactcctagggcaaagaaactcatagtatacattggtaggccattaaaccaaactcaatagtttttttttaaagttaaattaaaatacatgatcagcaacagttctcacatcgacaatgctcttctcaatatgtgtgatgtaccagttaagacaatcttttgcacttcttgcagggatggtaagccagggatcattctcatataattttcggttcccttcttgatcattcctagtgctcctacgatcactggtattgtaaccgccttgagatgccacattttctcaatttcaatgagtaggtctttatattttctgagcttgtcaaactctttcgctgagatattatgatcacaggggatgctcatgtcgatcaataagcaaactttattgttttggtctttcataacaatatctggtttattggccttgatggttcggtctgtatgtactggaaagtcccacagaatggttacattttctccttcagttacagctacagggtggtgattataccacttgtcggcagttttgatattgtaatgccgacttattagccagtgtagatattggccaactctgtcatgtcttaatttatactccactggtgctaagactttacatccagagattagatggtccactgtttcaatcatgtcgttgcagaatcggcattttgggtctgctccatttttcatcacattggcctggtagttccgggttaatacgctttgatcttgagcagccaggatgaaaccttcgctctctgcttttagccctgagctccgtagccactgatgggtttacttctggtcaacatcagcttgtttgctgtgggtcacatatttgccgtgcagaggtttctcctcccacctatcagccaattgctcgtgcgcttttttcattgccatcattttcaccttctttgcaacaatagttgccgtacttccctcgggttgttcagtttgggtatcctgcacgagatcaatagcaaatcttttgctttcctttatgatagaatgaagcttctttcgtctctcgtgattttccacgagctttagcatccagtcattcgatatttcgagatatttggccagtccaattgtggttgttttgtaagctagttcaaattggatcaggcctcgacctccttgggctctgggaaggtaaaggcgatctacgtctgcctttgggtggtgcatcctattacaactcagcagcttgcgtatttttctatctatattctttacttcactcatattccagttcaacacattgtagctataagtaacaactggaactgctaaggaatttatagctaacaccttgttacgtgcatttagttcagatttcaggactgcacgaactctcctataacattccttcctgattttctcttacatgcttgcatgctgaataccagagccttcatttatccctaaatatttgtatgtttgttcttgctcaagctctcctatgactgtgtcaacatctaacacgactgaatttgtggtcttcactttccctttctggaaagtgaccttggcacacttctcaagtccaaactccatcccgatgtcatcgctgaatgctttcacagtgcacaataggccttcaagttcattattgtctttaccataaagttttaagtcatccatataaaatagatggcttatttttttattggcaattttatacccataccctgttctgtttaattcacttgtaaggggtattagggctatgcagaatattaaaggtgaaagtgagtcaccttgaaaaattccacagttgatgtttatattttctgaggcaagtactccattagagtggtataattggagatatGTATTCCACAACggcatattgtgcttcaggaagtttgaaatcacaggggaaattttgaagatgtccagcgatctcaagatccatggatgcggtaaactgtcgaaggcctttttatagtcaatccatgcggtgctgagatttctgcgcttgttgtgacagttctcaaggatcatacgattgattagcagttgatctttgcatccgtaagagcctcggcggcaccctttttgttcaatggggaaaatatcgttcttctccatgaatgcatatgttttctccgccaggatagatgttaggattttatacgtggtggatagacaggttataggccgatagttttttggaaggttggtttcgttattttttgggagtaggtaagtaatgccacttgctaaccattcaggtgttttctttgggtctctcataattccattgagcagctgaactagcttaccgtgtgcgcatgggagcgatgcgagccagaaattcggcaccctatctttaccgggggatttccaattatgggccttcgtgagtgcctttcttaggtctgctattgtgatgtcttcccatgctcgttgttgtaaattttggtaggatccttcagtttgtataatccagtctgcatttatgttgtacgtcttcttgtcactccaaatccttttccaaaagttttgaacttcttccatgggaggggtgtctttaacggttactttctccttccctatttctctgtagaattttttggcattggatgtgaacagcttattttgcttgtaaaacttgtttctcttctcaaatcttcgtattctttgggcttttgcttggactttttgtttcagcgtttcttttattgatatcagttcttccttggtgaggatccaaattttctcttcatctttcttcctgttctggatcttacatcatttccacatattagttcatttaatattgatatttcccctctcataaattcaatctctttttcaattttacttctccagtttgatttcttcccaggttttgttttctttgttttttcgggggcatacagctggtttcaattgccctagcagaagcgtaaataatttcatttaactcagtaaaatcaggttttaattctcgtattatttcatttgttacatagttgccaatttggatttgttttttattttggtttgtatttgagagtttatgaagtggttctctatcattcatacttgtatgtcttacaacttcaagcgtattcaggattttctgcctcatttctgccatagactctctgtgttcttcagcaaatgcgagatcttcagttactgttgttttttcgttttcctggctatctttaacaggtacaacttcaagcgtattcaggattttctgcctcatttctgccatagactctctgtgttcttcagcaaatgcgagatcttcagttactgttgttttttcgttttcctggctatctttaactgtacaatagaatttcttgtatcttcaggcctttgcgtactttggtcagatggcagtctttcaattaagcctcgtggtgggctatactgttcatctgattcttcatttcctttgtgtattatatttatgtcattttccgttgcgtgcttgatcgcacttatttcactgtctgtgagtctgttatttctaaggatatccctcctcacatttgctaatttgttctcgtccaaatagggcctactgtcttgattccgtgttctccatatactgtaagagtttgcggtgtgtctctcttgagatggcctacctaatgcatagtaataagcgtatattacttctttatactcttctcgggtccatttgttccacttacatttttctttctgtggtggttgtggtggtgaacttggagggctcgagttgggggatttcccgttcaagtgaccatccatgtccgtattcggagaagagtttgtgccagatgatgacttttcgatcccaggctggctcttccctgggggacgcgcttccagattaaccataggacaagcgatttggtatactgatttagttttccttttagtttccaaaaacattttggtgctacgataatgttatcatttttcagctttgattggctcgtggggagacggtcatcattgccgttacaattataatcgtaccattatagcagccgttgtcggcttattattgttattatcatcaccattaccatcactatcatcattatcaccaacattaccatcatatcattattattattattattattattattattcagtagttttatttttatagcgtgctttcacttcactaccgagcgcagctctgtgtgccttgggtatgtgctgtgatttgttgtgatgctctgatggttattgtatggaaagtgttctgcgtaggatgtgtgcagtgcctagtagtgcaattttctgtatgttatatgtgtttgtaagtcctggtgtttttgttatgtatttgtctgaatatttttttatcatgcctaatgcacctactatgataggaattgtttctgttttcaggttccacattctagttacctctatttccaggtctttgtattttgagagtttctccatttcttttagagacacgttgtcatctgccggtattgatacctcaattagaaagcattttttttcttcatgatctctgacaactatatctggtctgttggccttaatttctctatctgtgtgtatcggcatatcccagagtatggtgctttctcgttttctgtgaccttttctggtgtgtgcctataccatcttttttcagttattattccataatgttggcatagcttccaatgtatgtaggttccaactctgtcatgtctgtgaatatattccttgttagccaggactgggcagctagagataatatgatttattgtttcttgtccatctccacatattctgcagttacttgtaatatttcttttcattacatgtttttggtaatttctggtggggaggctttggtcttgtgctgcaattaaaaatccctctgtttctgctttgagtcctgagcttctcaaccattgctgggatttttctttgtctatttcttttgcgtttagtttagtgcagtatttaccatgaaggggcttttcttgccatcgttttatcatggctcgttgctgttctatttttagtttggatttcatttgttttatagcttttgttgtttcttcatcatcttctcttcttctttgtgtttattaggtggtatgatttcttgtttgtatttgtcagcttccttaaatactgagaacagttttttgttttgctcgtgttttgctgctatctggatcagttatgttgt
This genomic window contains:
- the LOC115231507 gene encoding adhesion G protein-coupled receptor E1-like, encoding IDECTVFPCLDNEVCTNTPGSYICACSPEIELNGIFCVGIDECTADPCGAQGTCTNTPGSYTSNCNPGFEFSGTTYIDIDECTDDPCVAQRTCTNIAGSFTCACSPGFEFDVVTCVDIDECTADPCGAQGKCTNTPGSYTCVCNPGFEFSETTCIDIDECTGWPCGINEDCTNTPGSFTCACIPGFELNGRICIDIDECTADPCGAQGICTNKIGSYTCSCNPGFEFSGTTCIDIDECTGWPCGINEDCTNTPGSFTCACIPGFELNGRICIAIV